A region of the Drosophila ananassae strain 14024-0371.13 chromosome XL, ASM1763931v2, whole genome shotgun sequence genome:
TTTGCCAGCCATTCAAGCATCAAGACCGCCTCGTTAGAGCCAGTAATCGACCGTAACCCGATCTTGATCGGACCTGGTCTATAAAAGCCTTTCGCCCCCGGGTGGGCCGTCATTCAGTTTCAATCTAAAGTCAAAATGGAGTATTCGGTGGCTGCGTTCCTGGTTTTCGTATTGGCCCTGTGCCTGGGCCACAGTGTGTGGGCAGCTCCCTCGGCGGAGGACCTGGCCCAGTTCGGGGAGCTGGAGAAAACCATCAA
Encoded here:
- the LOC6503833 gene encoding uncharacterized protein LOC6503833, with product MEYSVAAFLVFVLALCLGHSVWAAPSAEDLAQFGELEKTIKELTNSILAMSGGASGDVMGNRNSNSVWTEDLQA